In Streptococcus oralis, a single window of DNA contains:
- a CDS encoding glutamate-5-semialdehyde dehydrogenase — MVRTQEQFEQVQAVKKSINTAGEAVKNQALLAMADHLVAATEEILAANALDMEAAKGKISDVMLDRLYLDAERIEAMARGIREVVALPDPIGEVLETSHLENGLVITKKRVAMGVIGIIYESRPNVTSDAAALALKSGNAVVLRSGKDAYQTAHAIVTALKKGLETTTIHPEVIQLVEDTSRESSYAMMKAKGYLDLLIPRGGAGLINAVVENAIVPVIETGTGIVHVYVDKDADEDKALSIINNAKTSRPSVCNAMEVLLVHEDKAARFLPRLEKVLVTSRKEAGLEPIQFRLDEKASQSLSGRAAEAQDFDTEFLDYVLAVKVVSSLEEAVVHIEAHSTHHSDAIVTENAEAAAYFTDQVDSAAVYVNASTRFTDGGQFGLGCEMGISTQKLHARGPMGLKELTSYKYVVTGDGQIRE, encoded by the coding sequence ATGGTAAGGACACAAGAACAATTTGAACAAGTACAGGCTGTTAAAAAGTCAATCAATACTGCCGGTGAAGCAGTGAAAAACCAAGCCTTGCTAGCCATGGCTGATCACTTAGTGGCTGCTACTGAGGAGATTCTAGCGGCCAATGCCCTCGATATGGAAGCGGCCAAGGGGAAAATCTCAGATGTTATGCTAGACCGTCTTTATTTGGATGCGGAACGTATAGAAGCGATGGCAAGAGGGATTCGTGAAGTAGTTGCTTTACCAGATCCCATTGGTGAAGTCCTAGAGACAAGTCATCTTGAAAATGGCTTGGTTATTACCAAGAAACGGGTGGCTATGGGGGTCATCGGTATTATCTATGAAAGCCGTCCAAATGTGACGTCGGATGCGGCTGCCTTGGCTCTCAAGAGTGGGAATGCAGTCGTTCTTCGTAGTGGTAAGGATGCCTATCAAACAGCTCATGCTATTGTCACAGCTTTAAAGAAGGGCTTGGAGACGACTACCATTCATCCAGAGGTGATTCAACTGGTGGAAGATACTAGCCGTGAAAGTAGCTATGCCATGATGAAGGCCAAGGGTTATCTAGACCTTCTCATACCCCGTGGAGGCGCTGGTTTGATCAATGCTGTGGTTGAAAATGCTATCGTGCCTGTTATCGAGACAGGAACTGGGATTGTACATGTCTATGTGGATAAGGATGCCGATGAAGACAAGGCTCTGTCTATCATTAACAATGCTAAAACCAGTCGTCCTTCTGTCTGCAATGCTATGGAGGTCTTGCTGGTTCATGAAGACAAGGCAGCACGTTTTCTTCCTCGCTTGGAGAAAGTGCTGGTTACAAGTCGGAAAGAAGCTGGACTGGAACCAATTCAATTCCGCTTGGATGAGAAAGCAAGTCAGTCTCTTTCAGGTCGAGCAGCTGAGGCGCAAGACTTTGACACTGAGTTTTTAGACTATGTCCTAGCTGTTAAGGTCGTGAGTAGTTTAGAAGAAGCGGTTGTGCATATTGAAGCCCACAGTACCCATCATTCGGATGCCATTGTGACGGAAAATGCTGAAGCGGCAGCCTACTTTACAGATCAAGTGGATTCAGCAGCGGTTTATGTCAATGCCTCAACGCGTTTCACTGATGGAGGTCAATTTGGTCTTGGATGTGAGATGGGGATTTCTACTCAGAAACTGCATGCGCGTGGGCCTATGGGCTTGAAAGAGTTGACCAGCTACAAGTATGTGGTTACTGGTGACGGACAGATAAGGGAGTAA
- the proC gene encoding pyrroline-5-carboxylate reductase, giving the protein MKIGFIGLGNMGASLAKAVVQAKTGAQILLANRSQAKVDAFIVNFGGQASSNEEIFAEADVIFLGVKPAQFSELLAQYQTILEKRESLLLISMAAGLTLEKLASLIPSQHRIIRIMPNTPVAIGQGVISYAMSANCLAEDGELFCQLLSNAGLLVELGDDLIDAATGLAGCGPAFVYLFIEALADAGVQSGLPRETALKMAAQTVVGAGQMVLESQQHPAVLKDQVCSPGGSTIAGVASLEEHAFRGTVMDAVQQAYKRTQELGK; this is encoded by the coding sequence ATGAAGATTGGATTTATCGGTTTGGGGAATATGGGAGCTAGCTTGGCTAAGGCTGTTGTGCAGGCCAAGACGGGTGCTCAGATTCTCCTTGCCAATCGTAGTCAAGCAAAAGTAGATGCTTTCATTGTCAACTTTGGTGGTCAGGCTTCCAGCAATGAAGAAATCTTCGCAGAAGCAGATGTGATTTTTCTAGGAGTAAAGCCTGCGCAGTTTTCTGAACTGCTTGCTCAATATCAGACCATCCTTGAAAAAAGAGAGAGTCTTCTTTTGATTTCCATGGCAGCTGGATTGACTTTGGAAAAACTAGCTAGTCTTATCCCAAGTCAACATCGTATCATTCGCATCATGCCCAATACTCCAGTGGCTATCGGTCAAGGGGTGATTAGTTATGCCATGTCAGCAAACTGTCTTGCTGAGGACGGTGAACTCTTTTGTCAGCTTTTATCCAATGCGGGTCTATTGGTTGAGCTTGGGGATGACTTAATTGATGCGGCGACAGGTCTTGCAGGTTGTGGGCCAGCCTTTGTCTACCTCTTTATCGAGGCTTTGGCAGATGCAGGTGTTCAGTCAGGATTGCCACGAGAAACGGCTTTGAAAATGGCAGCCCAAACAGTAGTTGGAGCTGGACAAATGGTTCTGGAAAGTCAGCAACATCCTGCGGTCTTGAAAGACCAAGTTTGCAGTCCAGGTGGTTCGACTATCGCTGGTGTAGCAAGTCTGGAAGAACATGCCTTTAGAGGTACCGTCATGGACGCAGTTCAGCAAGCCTACAAACGAACACAAGAATTAGGTAAATAA
- the tmk gene encoding dTMP kinase gives MSKGFLVSFEGPEGAGKTSVLETLLPILEEKGVEVLTTREPGGVLIGEKIREVILDPSHTQMDPKTELLLYIASRRQHLVEKVLPALEDGKLVIMDRFIDSSVAYQGFGRGLDIDAIDWLNHFATDGLKPDLTLYFDIEVEEGLARIAANSDREVNRLDLEGLDLHKKVRQGYLSLLDKEGNRIVKIDASLPLEQVVETTKAVLFDRMGLAK, from the coding sequence ATGTCAAAAGGATTTTTAGTCTCTTTTGAGGGACCAGAGGGAGCAGGAAAGACCAGTGTTTTAGAGACTCTACTCCCAATTTTAGAGGAAAAAGGAGTAGAAGTGTTGACGACCCGTGAACCTGGCGGAGTCTTGATCGGGGAGAAGATTAGGGAAGTGATTTTGGATCCAAGTCATACGCAGATGGATCCTAAAACAGAGCTTCTTCTCTATATCGCCAGTCGCAGACAGCATTTGGTAGAAAAAGTTCTTCCAGCACTTGAAGATGGCAAGTTGGTCATTATGGACCGCTTCATCGATAGTTCTGTTGCTTATCAGGGATTTGGCCGTGGCTTGGATATTGATGCCATTGATTGGCTCAATCACTTTGCGACAGATGGACTTAAACCCGATTTGACACTCTATTTTGACATCGAGGTGGAAGAGGGGCTGGCTCGCATTGCTGCTAATAGTGACCGCGAGGTCAATCGTTTGGACTTGGAAGGCTTGGACTTGCACAAGAAAGTCCGTCAAGGCTACCTTTCTCTTCTGGACAAAGAAGGAAATCGCATTGTCAAGATTGATGCGAGTCTTCCTTTGGAGCAAGTTGTGGAAACGACCAAGGCTGTCTTGTTTGACAGAATGGGCTTGGCTAAATGA
- a CDS encoding DNA polymerase III subunit delta' gives MKQEQLKAWQPDQFDRFVRILEQDQLNHAYLFSGFFGSLEMAQFLAKSLFCRDKVGVLPCEKCRNCKLIEQEEFPDVTLIKPVNQVIKTERIRELVGQFSQAGIESQQQVFIIEQAEKMHPNAANSLLKVIEEPQSEVYIFFLTSDEEKILPTIRSRTQIFHFKKQEEKLIHQLEQAGLVKKKATLLAQFCQSRAEAEKLVNQASFWTLVDESERLLTWLLAKKKESYLQVAKLASLVDDKEKQDQVLRILEVLCGQDLLQARIRQILQDLLEARKMWQANVSFQNAMEYLVLKEI, from the coding sequence ATGAAACAAGAACAACTAAAAGCTTGGCAGCCAGACCAGTTTGACCGCTTTGTCCGTATCCTAGAACAAGATCAGCTCAATCACGCCTATCTCTTTTCAGGTTTCTTTGGAAGCTTGGAAATGGCGCAGTTTTTGGCTAAGAGCCTCTTTTGTAGGGATAAAGTAGGCGTTTTGCCGTGTGAGAAATGCCGAAACTGTAAGCTGATTGAACAGGAAGAATTCCCCGATGTTACCTTGATTAAGCCAGTCAATCAGGTCATCAAGACAGAACGCATTCGGGAATTGGTGGGTCAGTTTTCTCAAGCAGGGATTGAAAGTCAGCAGCAGGTCTTTATTATTGAGCAGGCGGAGAAAATGCATCCTAACGCGGCTAATTCTCTGCTCAAGGTCATCGAAGAACCCCAGAGTGAAGTTTACATTTTCTTCTTGACCAGCGATGAGGAAAAAATCTTGCCAACAATCCGTAGTCGGACCCAGATTTTCCATTTTAAAAAGCAAGAAGAAAAGCTCATCCATCAATTAGAACAAGCAGGTCTGGTCAAGAAAAAAGCAACTCTCTTAGCCCAGTTTTGTCAATCACGTGCTGAAGCTGAAAAGTTGGTCAATCAGGCTAGTTTTTGGACCTTGGTGGATGAGAGCGAACGCCTGCTGACCTGGTTATTAGCTAAGAAAAAAGAGAGTTATTTGCAAGTTGCGAAATTAGCCAGCTTGGTAGATGACAAGGAAAAACAAGATCAGGTCTTGCGAATCCTCGAAGTCCTCTGTGGGCAGGATCTCTTGCAAGCAAGGATTCGACAGATTCTACAAGATTTACTAGAAGCTAGAAAAATGTGGCAGGCTAATGTCAGCTTTCAAAATGCTATGGAATATCTGGTCTTGAAAGAAATATAA
- the yabA gene encoding DNA replication initiation control protein YabA produces the protein MDKKELFDALDDFSQQLLVTLADVEAIKKNLKSLVEENTALRLENSKLRERLGEVEADTPVKAKHVRESVRRIYKDGFHVCNDFYGQRREQDEECMFCDELLYRE, from the coding sequence ATGGACAAAAAAGAATTATTTGACGCGCTGGATGATTTTTCCCAACAGTTACTGGTGACCTTGGCCGATGTGGAAGCCATCAAGAAAAATCTCAAGAGCCTGGTAGAGGAAAATACAGCTCTTCGCTTGGAAAATAGTAAGTTGCGCGAACGCTTGGGCGAGGTGGAAGCAGATACTCCCGTCAAGGCTAAGCATGTTCGTGAAAGCGTCCGTCGAATCTATAAGGACGGTTTTCACGTATGTAATGATTTTTATGGACAACGCCGAGAGCAGGACGAGGAATGTATGTTCTGTGACGAGTTGTTGTACAGGGAGTAG
- the rsmI gene encoding 16S rRNA (cytidine(1402)-2'-O)-methyltransferase, with the protein MQIQKSFKGQSPYGKLYLVATPIGNLDDMTFRAIQTLKEVDWIAAEDTRNTGLLLKHFDISTKQISFHEHNAKEKIPDLIGFLKAGQSIAQVSDAGLPSISDPGHDLVKAAIEEEIAVVTVPGASAGISALIASGLAPQPHIFYGFLPRKSGQQKQFFDLKKDYPETQIFYESPHRVSDTLENMLEVYGDRSVVLVRELTKIYEEYQRGKISELLESIAETPLKGECLLIVKGASQDVEEKDEEDLFSEIQSRIQQGMKKNQAIKEVAKLYQWNKSQLYAAYHEWEENQEND; encoded by the coding sequence ATGCAGATTCAAAAAAGTTTTAAGGGACAATCTCCATATGGCAAACTTTATCTAGTGGCAACGCCGATTGGCAATCTAGATGACATGACCTTTCGTGCCATTCAGACCTTGAAAGAAGTGGACTGGATTGCAGCTGAGGACACGCGCAATACAGGACTTTTGCTCAAGCATTTTGACATTTCCACCAAGCAGATTAGTTTTCACGAGCACAATGCCAAGGAAAAAATTCCTGATTTGATTGGTTTCTTGAAAGCAGGCCAAAGTATCGCTCAGGTATCCGATGCGGGTCTGCCTAGTATCTCGGACCCTGGTCATGATTTGGTTAAGGCAGCTATTGAGGAAGAAATTGCAGTAGTGACAGTTCCGGGTGCCTCTGCAGGGATTTCTGCTTTGATTGCCAGTGGTTTAGCTCCACAACCACATATCTTTTACGGTTTCTTACCGAGAAAATCAGGCCAGCAAAAGCAATTTTTCGACTTAAAAAAAGATTACCCAGAAACTCAGATTTTCTACGAATCGCCCCACCGTGTATCAGATACATTGGAAAATATGCTAGAAGTCTACGGTGACCGCTCGGTAGTCTTGGTCAGGGAATTGACCAAAATCTATGAAGAATACCAACGAGGAAAGATTTCAGAGCTACTAGAAAGTATTGCTGAAACGCCACTCAAGGGTGAATGCCTTCTCATCGTTAAAGGTGCAAGTCAGGATGTGGAGGAAAAGGACGAGGAGGACTTGTTTTCAGAAATCCAATCTCGTATCCAGCAAGGCATGAAGAAAAATCAAGCCATTAAGGAAGTTGCGAAACTCTACCAGTGGAATAAAAGCCAACTCTACGCTGCCTACCACGAATGGGAAGAAAATCAAGAAAATGACTAA
- the trmFO gene encoding methylenetetrahydrofolate--tRNA-(uracil(54)-C(5))-methyltransferase (FADH(2)-oxidizing) TrmFO, producing MSQSYINVIGAGLAGSEAAYQIAERGIPVKLYEMRGVKSTPQHKTDNFAELVCSNSLRGDALTNAVGLLKEEMRRLGSVILESAEATRVPAGGALAVDRDGFSQMVTEKVANHPLIEVVRDEITELPTDVITVVATGPLTSDALAEKIHALNDGDGFYFYDAAAPIIDVNTIDMSKVYLKSRYDKGEAAYLNAPMTKQEFMDFHEALINAEEAPLNSFEKEKYFEGCMPIEVMAKRGIKTMLYGPMKPVGLEYPDDYTGPRDGEFKTPYAVVQLRQDNAAGSLYNIVGFQTHLKWGEQKRVFQMIPGLENAEFVRYGVMHRNSYMDSPNLLEQTYRSKKQPNLFFAGQMTGVEGYVESAASGLVAGINAARLFKGESEAIFPETTAIGSLAHYITHADSKHFQPMNVNFGIIKELEGERIRDKKARYEKIAERALTDLEEFLTV from the coding sequence GTGTCTCAATCTTATATCAATGTTATCGGTGCTGGTTTGGCAGGTTCTGAAGCAGCTTACCAAATCGCAGAACGCGGTATTCCAGTTAAACTTTATGAAATGCGTGGGGTCAAGTCAACACCTCAGCACAAAACAGACAATTTTGCTGAATTGGTTTGTTCCAATTCCTTACGTGGGGATGCTTTGACCAATGCAGTTGGGCTTCTCAAGGAAGAAATGCGTCGCTTGGGTTCTGTTATCTTGGAATCTGCTGAAGCTACACGTGTTCCTGCTGGTGGAGCCCTTGCGGTGGACCGTGATGGTTTCTCTCAAATGGTGACTGAAAAAGTGGCTAATCACCCCTTGATTGAAGTGGTTCGTGATGAAATTACAGAATTGCCGACTGATGTTATTACAGTTGTCGCTACTGGTCCTTTAACCAGCGATGCCCTAGCTGAAAAGATTCATGCCCTTAATGACGGTGATGGTTTCTATTTCTACGATGCGGCGGCGCCGATTATCGATGTCAATACCATCGATATGAGCAAGGTCTATCTCAAGTCTCGTTATGACAAGGGAGAAGCAGCCTACCTCAATGCCCCTATGACCAAGCAAGAATTTATGGATTTCCATGAAGCATTGATCAATGCGGAAGAAGCCCCGCTCAATTCGTTTGAAAAAGAAAAGTACTTTGAAGGTTGTATGCCTATCGAAGTCATGGCTAAGCGTGGCATTAAAACCATGCTTTATGGTCCGATGAAGCCAGTCGGTTTGGAGTATCCAGACGATTATACAGGCCCTCGTGACGGGGAGTTCAAAACACCGTATGCAGTTGTCCAGCTTCGTCAGGACAATGCGGCTGGTAGCCTCTACAATATCGTTGGTTTCCAAACCCACCTCAAATGGGGAGAACAAAAGCGTGTCTTCCAAATGATTCCAGGTCTTGAAAATGCTGAGTTTGTCCGTTATGGGGTCATGCATCGCAATTCTTATATGGATTCACCAAATCTTCTTGAACAGACTTACCGTTCTAAGAAACAACCAAACCTCTTCTTTGCTGGTCAAATGACGGGTGTAGAAGGCTATGTTGAGTCAGCAGCTTCAGGCTTGGTTGCAGGTATTAACGCAGCTCGTCTCTTTAAGGGTGAAAGTGAAGCTATCTTCCCAGAGACCACAGCGATTGGAAGTCTGGCTCATTACATCACTCACGCTGATAGCAAACATTTCCAACCAATGAACGTCAATTTCGGGATTATCAAGGAATTGGAAGGCGAGCGTATCCGTGATAAGAAGGCTCGTTATGAAAAAATTGCAGAGCGTGCTCTTACCGACTTAGAGGAATTTTTAACGGTCTAA
- the pyrH gene encoding UMP kinase, which yields MANPKYKRILIKLSGEALAGERGVGIDIQTVQTIAKEIQEVHSLGIEIALVIGGGNLWRGEPAAEAGMDRVQADYTGMLGTVMNALVMADSLQQVGVDTRVQTAIAMQQVAEPYVRGRALRHLEKGRIVIFGAGIGSPYFSTDTTAALRAAEIEADAILMAKNGVDGVYNADPKKDKTAVKFEELTHRDVINKGLRIMDSTASTLSMDNDIDLVVFNMNQPGNIKRVVFGENIGTTVSNNIEEKE from the coding sequence ATGGCGAACCCCAAGTATAAACGTATTTTAATCAAGTTATCAGGTGAAGCCCTTGCCGGTGAACGTGGCGTAGGGATTGATATCCAAACAGTTCAAACAATCGCAAAAGAGATTCAAGAAGTTCATAGCTTAGGTATCGAAATTGCCCTTGTTATTGGTGGAGGAAATCTCTGGCGCGGAGAACCTGCTGCAGAAGCAGGAATGGACCGCGTTCAGGCTGATTACACTGGAATGCTTGGGACCGTGATGAATGCTCTTGTGATGGCAGATTCATTGCAACAAGTTGGTGTCGATACGCGTGTACAAACAGCCATTGCCATGCAACAAGTGGCAGAACCTTATGTACGTGGACGTGCTCTTCGCCACCTTGAAAAAGGCCGTATTGTTATCTTTGGTGCTGGTATTGGTTCACCTTACTTCTCAACAGATACAACAGCAGCCCTTCGTGCAGCTGAAATCGAAGCGGATGCCATCCTTATGGCTAAAAATGGCGTAGACGGTGTTTACAATGCCGATCCTAAGAAAGACAAAACTGCCGTTAAGTTTGAAGAATTGACCCACCGTGACGTTATCAATAAAGGTCTTCGTATCATGGACTCAACAGCTTCAACTCTCTCTATGGACAACGACATTGACTTGGTTGTCTTCAATATGAACCAACCAGGCAACATCAAACGTGTCGTATTTGGTGAAAATATCGGAACAACAGTTTCAAACAATATCGAAGAAAAGGAATAA
- the frr gene encoding ribosome recycling factor, whose translation MANAIVEKAKERMTQSHQSLAREFGGIRAGRANASLLDRIHVEYYGVETPLNQIASITIPEARVLLVTPFDKSSLKDIERALNASDLGITPANDGSVIRLVIPALTEETRRDLAKEVKKVGENAKVAVRNIRRDAMDEAKKQEKAKEITEDELKTLEKDIQKVTDDAVKHIDDMTANKEKEILEV comes from the coding sequence ATGGCTAATGCAATTGTAGAAAAAGCAAAAGAGAGAATGACCCAGTCTCACCAATCACTTGCTCGTGAATTTGGAGGTATCCGTGCCGGTCGTGCCAACGCAAGCTTGCTAGACCGTATCCACGTAGAATACTATGGAGTTGAAACTCCTCTTAACCAAATCGCTTCAATTACTATTCCAGAAGCGCGTGTCTTGTTGGTAACACCATTTGACAAGTCTTCATTGAAAGACATCGAACGTGCCTTGAACGCTTCTGATCTTGGTATTACACCAGCTAATGACGGTTCTGTGATCCGCTTGGTTATCCCAGCTCTTACAGAAGAAACTCGTCGTGACCTTGCCAAAGAAGTGAAGAAGGTCGGTGAAAATGCTAAAGTGGCTGTCCGCAATATCCGTCGTGATGCTATGGATGAAGCTAAGAAACAAGAAAAAGCAAAAGAAATCACTGAAGACGAATTGAAGACTCTTGAAAAAGATATTCAAAAAGTAACAGACGATGCTGTGAAACACATCGACGACATGACTGCCAATAAAGAAAAAGAAATCTTGGAAGTCTAA
- the cvfB gene encoding RNA-binding virulence regulatory protein CvfB has protein sequence MNTNLASFIVGLIIDENDRFYFVQKDGQTYALAKEEGQHTVGDTVKGFAYTDMKQKLRLTTQEVTATQDQFGWGTVTEVRKDLGVFVDTGLPDKEIVVSLDILPELKELWPKKGDKLYIRLEVDKKDRIWGLLAYQEDFQRLARPAYNNMQNQNWPAIVYRLKLSGTFVYLPENNMLGFIHPSERYAEPRLGQVLDARVIGFREVDRTLNLSLKPRSFEMLENDAQMILTYLESNGGFMTLNDKSSPEDIKATFGISKGQFKKALGGLMKAGKIKQDQFGTELI, from the coding sequence ATGAATACAAATCTTGCAAGTTTTATCGTTGGACTCATCATCGATGAAAATGACCGTTTTTACTTTGTGCAAAAGGATGGTCAGACCTATGCTCTTGCTAAAGAAGAAGGTCAACATACAGTAGGGGATACGGTCAAAGGTTTTGCCTACACGGATATGAAGCAAAAACTCCGCTTGACCACTCAAGAAGTTACTGCGACTCAGGACCAATTTGGTTGGGGAACCGTAACAGAAGTTCGAAAGGACTTGGGTGTCTTTGTCGATACCGGTCTACCTGATAAGGAAATCGTTGTGTCACTCGATATCCTCCCTGAGCTCAAGGAACTCTGGCCTAAGAAAGGTGATAAACTTTACATCCGTCTTGAAGTGGACAAGAAAGACCGAATCTGGGGACTTTTGGCGTATCAGGAAGACTTCCAACGTCTGGCTCGTCCTGCCTACAACAACATGCAGAACCAAAACTGGCCAGCCATTGTTTACCGTCTCAAGCTATCAGGGACCTTTGTCTATCTGCCAGAGAATAACATGCTTGGTTTCATTCACCCAAGTGAGCGCTACGCAGAGCCACGTTTGGGGCAAGTGTTAGATGCGCGTGTAATTGGTTTCCGTGAAGTGGATCGTACCTTGAACCTCTCCCTCAAACCACGTTCCTTTGAAATGTTGGAAAATGATGCCCAGATGATTTTGACCTACTTGGAAAGCAATGGCGGTTTCATGACCTTAAATGATAAGTCATCTCCTGAAGACATCAAGGCAACCTTTGGCATTTCTAAAGGTCAGTTCAAGAAAGCACTCGGTGGCTTGATGAAGGCTGGTAAAATCAAGCAAGATCAGTTTGGGACAGAGTTGATTTAA
- a CDS encoding GrpB family protein — MIKKLEEMSLEELWQLFPIFLVEHKSEWKDWYESEKTSLKKILGANVIKRIEHIGSTAIPNIWAKNIVDILLEVGRIEDLARVRDLLVKNGWLVMSESPNRISLNKGYTEQGFAENVFHLHLRMTGDHDEIYFRDYLCQHPDIAQAYQELKLSLWKQFEHNRDAYTDAKTDFINHYVSEAKSSNFQESEKCHQKTLDRRKN, encoded by the coding sequence ATGATAAAGAAACTTGAAGAAATGAGTTTAGAGGAACTCTGGCAACTTTTTCCTATTTTTCTAGTAGAGCATAAGTCAGAGTGGAAAGACTGGTATGAATCGGAAAAAACAAGTCTGAAAAAAATATTGGGTGCAAATGTTATTAAAAGAATAGAACATATCGGTAGCACTGCTATCCCTAATATTTGGGCCAAAAATATCGTTGATATTCTGCTAGAAGTAGGTAGAATAGAGGATTTAGCAAGAGTCAGGGATTTATTGGTGAAGAATGGTTGGCTAGTGATGTCGGAGAGTCCTAACAGGATTTCGCTAAATAAAGGATATACAGAGCAGGGATTTGCTGAGAACGTTTTTCATCTACATTTGCGAATGACGGGAGATCATGACGAGATTTATTTTAGAGATTATCTCTGCCAGCATCCAGATATTGCCCAAGCGTATCAGGAATTAAAACTAAGTTTGTGGAAACAATTTGAACACAATCGAGACGCCTATACAGATGCGAAAACGGATTTTATAAACCACTACGTTTCAGAGGCTAAGTCCAGTAATTTTCAAGAATCAGAAAAGTGTCATCAAAAAACTCTTGATAGGAGAAAGAATTGA
- a CDS encoding YozE family protein — MRKSFYTWLMTERNPKSNSPKAILADLAFEESAFPKHTDDFDEVSRFLEEHASFSFNLGDFDAIWQEYLEH, encoded by the coding sequence TTGAGAAAATCATTTTACACTTGGCTCATGACTGAGCGCAATCCTAAAAGTAATAGCCCCAAAGCCATCTTGGCAGACCTCGCTTTTGAGGAGTCAGCCTTCCCAAAACACACGGATGATTTTGATGAGGTGAGTCGCTTTTTGGAGGAGCATGCCAGCTTCTCTTTTAACCTAGGAGACTTTGACGCCATCTGGCAAGAATACTTAGAACACTAG
- a CDS encoding PhoH family protein encodes MKEHSIDIQLSHPDDLFHLFGSNERHLRLMEEELDVVIHARTEIVQVIGEEAACEEARQVIQALMVLVNRGMTVGTPDVVTAISMVKNDEIDKFVALYEEEIIKDNTGKPIRVKTLGQKLYVDSVKQHDVTFGIGPAGTGKTFLAVTLAVTALKRGQVKRIILTRPAVEAGESLGFLPGDLKEKVDPYLRPVYDALYQILGKDQTTRLMEREIIEIAPLAYMRGRTLDDAFVILDEAQNTTIMQMKMFLTRLGFNSKMIVNGDISQIDLPRNVKSGLIDAQEKLKNIHQIDFVHFSAKDVVRHPVVAQIIRAYEPASVKNEEKKEETE; translated from the coding sequence TTGAAGGAACATTCAATAGACATTCAACTAAGTCATCCAGATGACTTGTTTCATCTTTTTGGATCCAACGAGCGCCATCTTCGTTTGATGGAAGAAGAACTCGATGTGGTGATTCATGCTCGTACAGAGATTGTGCAGGTTATCGGAGAAGAGGCTGCCTGTGAGGAAGCCCGTCAGGTTATTCAGGCATTGATGGTCTTGGTGAATCGGGGTATGACCGTTGGCACGCCAGATGTGGTGACTGCGATTAGCATGGTCAAAAACGATGAAATTGACAAGTTTGTCGCCCTTTACGAAGAAGAAATTATCAAGGACAATACTGGGAAACCGATCCGTGTCAAAACCTTGGGTCAAAAGCTTTATGTGGACAGTGTCAAACAGCATGATGTGACCTTTGGAATCGGACCTGCAGGGACAGGGAAGACCTTTCTTGCAGTGACCTTGGCAGTAACTGCCCTTAAACGTGGGCAGGTCAAGCGGATTATCCTTACTCGTCCAGCAGTGGAAGCAGGTGAGAGTCTAGGATTTCTTCCAGGTGATCTCAAGGAGAAGGTGGATCCTTATCTTCGACCAGTTTACGATGCCTTGTATCAGATTCTCGGGAAAGACCAAACGACCCGTCTCATGGAGCGTGAAATTATCGAAATCGCGCCCCTTGCCTACATGCGTGGGCGGACCTTGGATGATGCCTTTGTCATTTTAGATGAGGCACAAAATACGACCATCATGCAGATGAAGATGTTCCTGACTCGTTTAGGCTTTAATTCGAAGATGATTGTCAATGGAGATATCAGTCAGATTGACCTGCCACGCAATGTTAAGTCCGGTTTGATTGATGCTCAAGAAAAGCTCAAGAATATTCACCAAATCGACTTTGTTCATTTTTCAGCCAAGGATGTGGTTCGCCATCCAGTTGTCGCTCAGATTATCCGAGCTTATGAACCAGCTTCAGTTAAAAATGAAGAAAAGAAGGAAGAAACAGAATAG